CGTCCGGGCGGCTCCTCGATTGCCTGCGCTTCTTCACTCCAGCCAGATCGGGACGATCGACACCACGAGCAGTGCGGCCAAAGCCGTGTTCGCGACGCGCCAGTGGCGGTCGGTGGTGAGCCTGGCCGCCATCAGCCGTCCGCAGGAACACCACAGCAGCAGGTTGGGGACGACGACGACGGCGAAAACGCTGCCCAGGATCGCCGCGAGCACGAACGGGTCGGAAGAGATCGTGGAATACCCGGCGACTGCGCTCAGCGCCAGCACCCAGACCTTCGGATTCAGCCAGCTCGCCAGCAGCCCGGTGGTGAAGGTCCGGGAGCCCTGCGCGTCCTGCGTCCCGGCCGGCCTGCCGGACCGCAGAATCCGCACGGCCAGCCACAGCAGGTACCCGGTGCCCGCCGCCCGCAGGGCGACCTGGGTGTGTGGCACCGCGGTGACGACGAAGCCGAGGCCCAGCGCAGCCAGCACGACCAGCGACACGACGCCGAGGCCGAGGCCGGCCAGCAACCGCAGGCTGGCGCGCAGCCCGAACCGCAGACCGCTGTCGGTCGCCAGCACGTTGTTCGTTCCGGGACTGACCACCATGACCACCGCGAACAGCAGCAGTGGCCAGATCAACTCGGGCATCCGGGACCTCCGTTCGTTTCCTCTCCCATCGTCGGAGGCGCGCGTGCCGTCAGTCCAGCAATTACCGTTCGTCTGTTGCTCATTTTGCGCCAGATGCGCAACTATGTTGCGCATGGCACTGGACAGCATCGACCAGGCGATCCTCCGGATCCTGCAGCGCGACGGCCGGATGTCGAACCGGGACCTCGCGTCCGCGGTCGGCCTGTCGGCCGCACCGTGTCTGCGTCGCGTGCAGCGGCTGGAGGAGCAGGGCTACATCAGCGGCTACGCGGCCCTCGTCGACCGCGACCTGGTCGGCCGCGGACTCACCGTCTTCATCACGGTCCGGCTGGCGCAGCACACCAAGCGCGCCATCGAACGGTTCGAAACCGAGATCGTGCAGGACCCCGCCGTGCTGGAGTGCCACTGGACCGCCGGGGAAACGGACTACCTGCTCAAGGTCGCCGTCGCCGACCTGCGCGACCTCGACCGGTTCCTGCTCGAACGGATGACCCGGATCGAGGGCGTGGCCACCCTGCACTCCGGCATCGCGATCCGCACCGTCAAGCACACCACGGTGGTTCCGGTCGACTGATCGCCTCGGCGACCCGGGTGCGGAAAACCGCGCGGCAGAAAACGTTGACAATCACGACGGCAAATGCCCGTCGACAAACAATGTGTCGGGAGAATTGAGACGTCCATCCTGTTGCACGACGCGGCATTTCATGGCCTGCGCGGGTGTAGCTAGCTCACCGCAAGCGCTGTGACCTGCGGTAAGCCACCTAAGATGGTGGCACGAGTGCCCGACTTCGTCGGCAGGAGGTGGCCCGTTCGGACAACCTGTTGCACGAACCGGAATTTCGTGTCCTCGGTGACGCCCAGATAGCTTCGGATTCATGAATTGGAGCTTTCAGACGGCCGAAGAACTCGTTGTCGCGTTGCGCGCCGGTGCGGTGACGGCGGTGGAACTGACCGACGAGGCGATCGCCCGTATCGAGCGTGACGACGAGGTGGTCAACGCGATCTGCGTGCGGGACTTCGACCGGGCGCGGGCCGCCGCGCACCGTGCCGACCAGGCACGCGCGCGGGGGGAGGACCGGCCGCTGCTCGGTGTTCCGGTGACGGTCAAGGAGTCCTACGACATCGCCGGGCTGCCCACGACCTGGGGCATGCCGCCGCACCGGGACTATCTGCCGGCCGAGGACGCGGTCCAGGTGTCGCGGCTCAAGGCCGCGGGCGCGGTGGTGCTCGGCAAGACCAATGTGCCGCTGGGGTTGCAGGACATCCAGAGCTTCAACGAGATCTACGGCACCACCACCAACCCGTGGGATCCCGGTCGCACGTCGGGCGGATCCTCCGGCGGGTCGGCGGCGGCCCTGGCGTCCGGGTTCGGCGCGCTGTCCATCGGTTCCGACATCGCCGGCTCGCTGCGCACCCCTGCGCATTTCTGCGGCGTCTACGCGCACAAGCCGACGCTCGGGCTGGCGGCCGGCCGCGGGATGGTCCCGCCGGCCGAGCCTGCCTTGCCGGTCGAGCTCGACCTCGCCGTCGTCGGTCCGATGGCGCGCACCGCCCGCGACCTCACGCTCCTGCTCGACGTGATGGTCGGGCCGGACCCGCTGACGTTCGGCAAGGCGCACAACGTGACGCTGCCGCCCGCGCGCCACGAGCGGCTCGGCGATTTCCGGGTCCTGGTCGTCGACGAGCATCCGCTCCTTCCGACCGGGGCCGCCGTGCGGGCGGGCGTGAACCGGGTGGCCGCCGCGCTCGCCGACGGCGGCGCCCGCGTCGAACGGCACAGTCCGCTGCTGCCCGATCTGGCCGAAGCCGCGACGCTCTACATGCAGTTGCTGATTTCGGGTTCCGTTGCGCGTTTTCCCACCGAATCGCTCGAGCAGCTGCGGACCCGCGTCGCCGGACTGGGCGCCGACCGGAGTCTCGACGCGACGCGGCTGCGCGCCATGTTGTTCAGCCACCGCGACTGGATGGAGGCGAACCGCCTTCGCGAGGTCCACCGCCACGGCTGGCGGCAGCTGTTCGCCGAGTTCGACGCCGTGGTGTGCCCGATCACGCCGACGCCCGCGTTCCCGCACGACCACAGCCCCAATCCGATGGAACGGCGGATCGACATCGACGGCGTCGAGTACCCGTACTTCGACCAGCTCGTCTGGGCCGGGCTGGCCACCATGCCCGGTCTGCCCGCCACCGCGGTACCGGCGGGCCGGTCCCCCGAGGGCCTGCCGGTCGGGGTGCAGCTCATCGGTCCGATGTTCGAGGACCGCACCCCGCTGCGGCTGGCCGAACTGCTGGAGCAGGAGATCGGCGGCTTCCAGGCACCGAAGTAGGGCGCAGGGGAGCGATCGTCAGGGCTGTGCCCGCTGGGCGTGGCGCCACCGCTGCGGGGTGATGCCGTACCGGTCGCGGAAACGGCGGACGAGATAGGTGGCGTCACGCAGGCCGGTCCGGGCGGCCACGACGTCGAGGGGCAGGTCGGTTTCGCGCAGCATCCGGCGGACTTCGGTCATGCGCCGTTCGGTGATCCATTCGAGCAGGGGACGGCCGGTGCGCCGGCGGAGCACGGTGGTGAGATGCCCTGGGGTGTAGCCGAGCGCGCGGGCGACATCCGCGGCGGAGATCGGCTCCCGGAACGTCGCCTCGATCTCGGCGAAGACCCGCTCGGTGAGCGGGTCCGGCGTGCCCGGCGACGACGGTGCCAGCCGCGCGGCCGCGACCAGGAGCCGGGTGAGCAGCGCGGCGGCGGCCTCGTGGGCGCCGAGCCGATACGGGTCGGCGAGCTCCTCGGCCAGGTCCGCCATCCACGCCGACCAGCGCGCCCGGTCCGGCCCGGCGACCCGGCCGGGCACCGCGCCGGGAGCGAACAGGGCGAGCAGGGGATGGTGCGCCCAGGACAGTGGGGAGACCGAGGTCAGCGCGGGGACGGCGTCCGGCGTGAACGCGACCGACCACGCACGGCCGCGGGCGAGCTCCGCGACGTCCTCGACGCTGATGACCTGCCCGGGAGGCACGGCGTGGACCTCGCCGGCCCTCAGCAGCCGTTCGGCGCCGTCGACGGCGAACGAGCCGGTGCCGTCCTCGATGTAGACCAGGACCAGGAAGTCGTGGGCGTGCCGGTGGCCCGGCGGAAGGTGGGCGTGGG
This genomic window from Amycolatopsis mongoliensis contains:
- a CDS encoding LysE family translocator — encoded protein: MPELIWPLLLFAVVMVVSPGTNNVLATDSGLRFGLRASLRLLAGLGLGVVSLVVLAALGLGFVVTAVPHTQVALRAAGTGYLLWLAVRILRSGRPAGTQDAQGSRTFTTGLLASWLNPKVWVLALSAVAGYSTISSDPFVLAAILGSVFAVVVVPNLLLWCSCGRLMAARLTTDRHWRVANTALAALLVVSIVPIWLE
- a CDS encoding Lrp/AsnC family transcriptional regulator; protein product: MALDSIDQAILRILQRDGRMSNRDLASAVGLSAAPCLRRVQRLEEQGYISGYAALVDRDLVGRGLTVFITVRLAQHTKRAIERFETEIVQDPAVLECHWTAGETDYLLKVAVADLRDLDRFLLERMTRIEGVATLHSGIAIRTVKHTTVVPVD
- a CDS encoding amidase produces the protein MNWSFQTAEELVVALRAGAVTAVELTDEAIARIERDDEVVNAICVRDFDRARAAAHRADQARARGEDRPLLGVPVTVKESYDIAGLPTTWGMPPHRDYLPAEDAVQVSRLKAAGAVVLGKTNVPLGLQDIQSFNEIYGTTTNPWDPGRTSGGSSGGSAAALASGFGALSIGSDIAGSLRTPAHFCGVYAHKPTLGLAAGRGMVPPAEPALPVELDLAVVGPMARTARDLTLLLDVMVGPDPLTFGKAHNVTLPPARHERLGDFRVLVVDEHPLLPTGAAVRAGVNRVAAALADGGARVERHSPLLPDLAEAATLYMQLLISGSVARFPTESLEQLRTRVAGLGADRSLDATRLRAMLFSHRDWMEANRLREVHRHGWRQLFAEFDAVVCPITPTPAFPHDHSPNPMERRIDIDGVEYPYFDQLVWAGLATMPGLPATAVPAGRSPEGLPVGVQLIGPMFEDRTPLRLAELLEQEIGGFQAPK
- a CDS encoding AraC family transcriptional regulator; amino-acid sequence: MGHSSVSDVPGASSVLRTVRPDGTPVYRHRQRPGVPPVTVVRFDTEDAHAHLPPGHRHAHDFLVLVYIEDGTGSFAVDGAERLLRAGEVHAVPPGQVISVEDVAELARGRAWSVAFTPDAVPALTSVSPLSWAHHPLLALFAPGAVPGRVAGPDRARWSAWMADLAEELADPYRLGAHEAAAALLTRLLVAAARLAPSSPGTPDPLTERVFAEIEATFREPISAADVARALGYTPGHLTTVLRRRTGRPLLEWITERRMTEVRRMLRETDLPLDVVAARTGLRDATYLVRRFRDRYGITPQRWRHAQRAQP